In Lolium perenne isolate Kyuss_39 chromosome 5, Kyuss_2.0, whole genome shotgun sequence, the sequence TAGTTGTAGTAGGTGCGGTCGTCGAGAAAGTATACACCCTCCTCAATGCAGCCGGATGGGAAGTCGGCGCACTCGTATGCCCTCGAGCAACCGGGGCCGACGACGAACAGCCGGCCAGCGAGGCTTTCTACCGCAGTCCAAGCGAGAGAGGAGTCTGGATCATCGTGGAGTAGGACGACAGCCGGAGTAAGCGCGAAGAGCCGGATGCATGAGGCGGCGCCGTCGTCGGGCATCCACTCCTTGACCACCATGAGGAGCTGGCCGCGGGACACGACGAGGTATCCGGCGCGGGGTACTGCGTCGTCTGGTTTGTCGCCGCGGCCGGTGCGGTAGAGGTTGCACAACTTGGCGTGAAAATTATCGACTCCCTCCCGGTTCGGATCCGGTTCGTTAAGCACGGTGTAGGTCCGGAGGTGCTCGCCCTTGGTCAGCACGAAGAAGCGGCCGTCGAAGTAGGCGATGTCTTGCGGCGACAACCCAACATGGGTGCTGACCTCTTGTGTCTGGATGGCCATCTGCGAGCCCAGGCGCCAGAAGCAGACGTAGCGCCAGCGGTTGACGCGGCCTTCGGGTGTGACCACGTTGAGGATGGCGCCGGCGACGCACTCCTCGTCGTCAACCGCCGGCGCGCGAGAGAGGGTCGCGGCGAGCATCATGACGGGACGGGGAGGCCCCCCGATCCCCGCCCATCTGAACGTCTGGATGGCTCCGTTGTGGTCGTAAACCGGCTTGCGGAACTTGGTGATTTTCCCGAACTCGATGTCCGGCAGCGGGATGCGCTCGCCGGTGCGGACGTTAAGCAGCACGTGCCCCTCTGTTCGGCGGAGCGCCAGGAACGCCCACATGCCCTCGTAGGAGCCGAAGAAACGGGCGCGACGCGCGTCCTCCGGAAGGTCGAGGCCGTGCAGGGCGCCGCCGGCGAGGATGCAGGCCACGGACGGACCTCGGGCGAGCGGGAGGAGGAGGCATGGGAGGGAACGCGTGGGCGGCCCGACGGGCGCTATGCGCCACGACTTGCAGCAGGCGGCCATGAAGACGCGGTCGAGCGGGCATGGAAGGCGCCCGTCGATTTGTTGGACGACATCGTCCGGGAGCTCAtcccaccgcgccgccgccatcaaaCTAAGCCGAAAGTCGACGATGTAGCCAACAATGGTGCGAGAAAAAGAACAAGATTCCTTCCGAGTTACTCCTCCAAAGGGTAAACCCCGAGTCCACGATGTAGGGctagtgtcgttgcctaatcgacggtaccccggaggagggatcctcacgagggggagaagaagtaggggccatagggcggagtgcacacgggacggtggtacgcgagttacccagcttcggaacacctgcacgatgacagggcctactgctgcttgtctggaattatctggcgctttcgcgttgttacaatgagttgtggttgtcctgAACGtacacgtgaacgtgaacgtgaacgtgcctctagggctcccaggatccggcttataaaggcgcacggatctagggtttacatggagagtcctagccggattacaggtcgcctaactacggtacaaggtcttgccgtgtacgtcaaggatctgccttcctccctacgtcgtactggatccgggttccacatgggcctccatggatccgggttactcctgggcctccatggatccgggttactcctgggcctccatggatccgggttactcctggcctccatggatccgggttccacatggaccttcacggatccgacttcctccgatggtcggttgggatccggcttccctatcctgggctggacttcatcctttaggatcaacagcaactgggccgtccgacgggccacacgccacatcgccatctatgggccacccgggcttgtcggatctaggcactgtcgatggtacacccatgaagtatacccacaacagctaGCCATACTATATCTGTCTCAAGGTCGGCGAAAACTCGGGCACAAACCGACCCAGCTACGCTACGATCATACGGACAGACTCCTCTTCCTAGACACGTACAACTTAGATGAGGTTGAGAGCGGTTACATCCCACATTTACAACTGAGCTAATAACACTACGCATACAACAACTTGTGTCTTAGGTGCAAATTCATACAATAAGTTGAAAACTGGGATGAACTGGTACACAAAGTTGTTATGCCTGTGCAAATGAAGACAAAGTCGTTTTGAGGCTTTTTAAACAGTAGGCTCAAAGAgcccgactttgaattaacaaagccatcaaccggccaggAAAACAACACAGCTCCAACAACACACACCGACACCGCTGGGGTTACCAGCTTACAAAACAAGCACATATCCGAGCGAAAACGGCACCCAAAAACAACAGCAAACGACTACCACCAACTAAgataaacttgaaaacttgaggtcTTCGTCTCGAGCAAATGAAGAACGAAGGGTGTCGCCGGTTTTGAGGCTTACACGTATCAATGTTACTTTTTGGAAAAAAAACCCTGCATATTGATTCTATCGCAAATAACCTCGTCCACGCATCGAGAACCTGAAGCACCGGTACCGACCATCGCGCTGCAAGGCCCCTGCGAGAAGGTAGATAGGGATGACGCGTGCAAGATGTTGGCCCGCGAGCACGATGCGGTGCAGTTCACGTTGCGCCGTACGCCCAGCTCGTCCACCCACGAGCACGGCGCGCCGACGGTGGATCTATTCGTGGCCTATGTAGAGCAGGCCTGCGCGGCGACGCTGGGCTTCGCACCTTCTCCACCTCCGCGCGGTAGGGCTTGAACCGGAAACGCGTTGAGCTCCTGGAGACCGCAGGGAGTAGGAGGAGCCGGCGGCTTCTGGGAGTCCTCGGAGATGTCGCTGCCGGCGAGGGAGAAGACATGTAGCTCGGTGGCGTCGAGCAGCCGCGCGGGCAGGAGGGTGCCTATGAGAATGTTCCAAGAATGGTCGAGGT encodes:
- the LOC139831451 gene encoding uncharacterized protein → MAAARWDELPDDVVQQIDGRLPCPLDRVFMAACCKSWRIAPVGPPTRSLPCLLLPLARGPSVACILAGGALHGLDLPEDARRARFFGSYEGMWAFLALRRTEGHVLLNVRTGERIPLPDIEFGKITKFRKPVYDHNGAIQTFRWAGIGGPPRPVMMLAATLSRAPAVDDEECVAGAILNVVTPEGRVNRWRYVCFWRLGSQMAIQTQEVSTHVGLSPQDIAYFDGRFFVLTKGEHLRTYTVLNEPDPNREGVDNFHAKLCNLYRTGRGDKPDDAVPRAGYLVVSRGQLLMVVKEWMPDDGAASCIRLFALTPAVVLLHDDPDSSLAWTAVESLAGRLFVVGPGCSRAYECADFPSGCIEEGVYFLDDRTYYNYTFFEPYFPEQSNPDEFACADNGRCRLLPARPEHCFPIKPGESSFST